A single window of Ovis aries strain OAR_USU_Benz2616 breed Rambouillet chromosome 24, ARS-UI_Ramb_v3.0, whole genome shotgun sequence DNA harbors:
- the CIITA gene encoding MHC class II transactivator isoform X5: MRCLAPRPAGSYLPEPQGSGQCPTMELGPLEGSYLELLNSSADPLQLYHLYDRMDLTAEEEIDLCSEPDTDTINCEQFSRLLCDMEGDEETREAYANIAELDQYVFQDTQLEGLSKDIFIEHIGLEEMTSESVEVLEEAGQKTQKRPFPEELPVDLKHRKLAEPLTMPVVTGTFLVGPVSDSLAQPCLPPSALFNTEPASSQTRLKDLAPPSSSLLSCLSLPSGPIQIIPTLSTLPQGLWPISGTGTGVSSILIYQSEMPPASQTPPASGPAVQSLPKSPDRPGSTSPFAPSAADLPSMPEPALTSRANLTEDEMSPTKCPAAGGASSKLPKWPESVERFYQLLRDKYQAQPAGPEGTLVEMDLVRVRLEKSSGKSQERELATLDWAERQPARGGLAEVLLAASDRQQPRETRVIAVLGKAGHGKSHWARAVSRAWAHGQLPQYDFVFWVPCHRLDRLGTSYRLQDLLSSLGPQPLPVNDEVLSYIARRPNRILLVLDGFEELEAHDGSLHSTGGPGSAEPRSLRGLLAGLLQRKLLRGCTLLLTAWPRGRLAQSLSKADALFEVAGFSAQQAETYVKHYFESEGTAEHQERALALLRAQPFLLSHSHSPTVCRAVCQLTEALLQRGDEAQLPSTLTGLFVGLLGPAARDGPPEALAGLARLAWELGRAHQRGLKAGCLPSAEARAWAVAQGWLRPTTGAPETELAFSSFLLQCFLGAVWLALSGEIKDKELPQYLALTPRKKRPYDNWLEGVPRFLVGLVFQPRASCLGALAGPAASTSVDRKQKVLTRYLKRLQPGTLQAGRLLELLHCAHEALDPGLWQHVLQGLPARLSFLGTRLTPPDTHVLGSALKAAGQDFSLDLRGTGVDPSGLGSLVGLSCVTHFRAALSDTVELWESLQQRGEAKLLRAVEEKFTIEPFKAKSMKDVEDLGNLVQIQRTRSSSEAAAGELPAVRDLKKLEFALGPVLGPQVFPKLVKILEAFTSLQHLDLDSLSENKIGDEGVAQLSATFPQLKALETLNLSQNNITDVGACKLAEALPALAASLLRLSLYNNCICDTGAESLAHVLPDMVSLRVLDVQYNKFTAAGAQQLAAGLRKCPQVKTLAMWTPTIPFGVQEHLQQLDPRIILR; encoded by the exons GCAGTGGACAGTGCCCTACCATGGAGCTGGGACCTCTAGAAGGCAGTTACTTAGAACTTCTCAACAGCAGTGCTGACCCTTTGCAGCTCTACCACCTCTACGACCGGATGGATCTGACAGCAGAAGAAGAGATAGATCTCTGCTCAG AGCCTGACACAGACACCATCAACTGCGAACAGTTCAGCAGGCTGTTGTGTGACATGGAAGGGGATGAAGAGACCAGGGAGGCTTATGCCAATATCG CGGAATTGGACCAGTACGTCTTCCAGGACACTCAGCTGGAGGGCCTGAGCAAAGACATTTTCA TTGAGCACATAGGATTGGAAGAAATGACCAGCGAGAGTGTGGAGGTGCTGGAGGAAGCAGGGCAGAAAACTCAGAAAAGAC CCTTCCCAGAGGAGCTGCCTGTGGATCTGAAGCACCGGAAGCTAG CCGAGCCCCTCACCATGCCCGTGGTGACTGGCACTTTCCTGGTGGGGCCAGTGAGCGACTCCTTGGCTCAGCCCTGCCTGCCGCCTTCTGCTCTGTTCAACACGGAGCCAGCATCCAGCCAGACCCGGCTGAAGGACCTGG CACCTCCTTCCAGTTCCTTGTTGAGCTGCCTGAGTCTTCCCTCGGGACCCATTCAGATTATCCCCACTCTCTCCACTCTGCCCCAGGGGCTCTGGCCGATCTCAGGGACTGGGACAGGGGTCTCCAGTATACTCATCTACCAAA GTGAGATGCCCCCGGCCAGCCAAACACCCCCAGCCAGCGGGCCTGCTGTCCAGAGCCTTCCCAAGTCCCCAGACCGGCCTGGCTCCACCAGCCCCTTTGCCCCGTCTGCCGCTGACCTCCCCAGCATGCCCGAACCAGCCCTGACCTCCCGTGCAAATCTGACAG aggatgagatgtcccCCACCAAATGCCCAGCAGCTGGCGGGGCCTCCAGCAAACTTCCCAAGTGGCCTG AGAGCGTGGAGCGGTTCTACCAGTTGCTACGGGACAAGTACCAGGCCCAGCCCGCCGGCCCAGAAGGCACCCTGGTGGAGATGGACCTGGTGAGGGTGAGGCTGGAGAAGAGCAGCGGGAAGAGCCAGGAGAGAGAGCTGGCTACCCTGGACTGGGCAGAGCGGCAGCCGGCCCGAGGGGGCCTGGCCGAGGTGCTGCTGGCTGCCAGCGACCGCCAGCAGCCCCGAGAGACGCGGGTGATCGCTGTGCTGGGCAAAGCGGGACATGGGAAGAGTCACTGGGCCCGGGCCGTGAGCCGGGCCTGGGCCCACGGCCAGCTGCCCCAGTACGACTTTGTCTTCTGGGTCCCCTGCCACCGTTTGGACCGTCTGGGGACCTCCTACCGCCTGCAGGATCTGCTGTCCTCCCTGGGCCCGCAGCCGCTGCCGGTGAACGACGAGGTCCTCAGTTACATCGCAAGGAGGCCCAACCGCATCCTGCTCGTCCTGGATGGCTTCGAGGAGCTGGAAGCCCACGACGGCTCCCTACACAGCACAGGGGGCCCCGGGTCGGCAGAGCCCCGCTCCCTCCGGGGACTGCTGGCTGGCCTCCTCCAGCGCAAGCTGCTGCGGGGCTGCACCCTGCTGCTCACTGCCTGGCCCCGGGGCCGCCTGGCCCAGAGCCTGAGCAAGGCGGATGCCCTGTTCGAGGTGGCTGGTTTCTCTGCCCAGCAGGCTGAGACCTACGTGAAGCATTACTTTGAGTCGGAGGGGACCGCCGAGCACCAAGAGAGGGCCCTGGCACTCCTGCGGGCCCAGCCATTCCTCCTGAGCCATAGCCACAGCCCCACCGTGTGCCGGGCCGTGTGCCAGCTCACGGAGGCCCTCCTGCAGCGGGGTGATGAAGCCCAGCTGCCCTCCACGCTCACAGGCCTCTTTGTGGGCCTGCTAGGCCCAGCAGCCCGCGATGGCCCCCCAGAGGCTCTGGCAGGACTGGCCAGGCTGGCCTGGGAGCTGGGCCGTGCGCACCAGAGGGGCCTGAAGGCAGGCTGCTTGCCGTCGGCGGAGGCAAGGGCCTGGGCTGTGGCCCAAGGCTGGTTGCGGCCCACCACAGGGGCCCCGGAGACGGAGCTGGCCTTCTCTAGCTTCCTGCTGCAGTGCTTCCTGGGGGCCGTGTGGCTGGCTCTGAGTGGCGAAATCAAGGACAAGGAGCTGCCGCAGTATCTGGCCTTGACTCCGAGGAAGAAGCGGCCCTATGACAACTGGCTGGAGGGCGTGCCGCGCTTCTTGGTCGGACTGGTCTTCCAGCCTCGCGCCAGCTGCCTGGGGGCCCTGGCAGGGCCGGCGGCCTCCACATCAGTGGACAGGAAGCAGAAGGTGCTCACGAGGTACCTGAAGCGTCTGCAGCCCGGGACGCTGCAGGCAGGGCGGCTGCTGGAGCTGTTGCACTGTGCCCACGAGGCACTGGACCCCGGGCTCTGGCAGCACGTGCTGCAGGGGCTCCCGGCCCGCCTCTCCTTCCTGGGCACACGGCTCACACCTCCCGACACCCACGTGCTGGGCAGCGCCCTGAAGGCGGCGGGCCAAGACTTTTCCCTGGACCTCCGCGGCACTGGTGTCGACCCTTCCGGCCTGGGGAGCCTCGTGGGACTCAGCTGTGTCACCCATTTCAG GGCTGCGTTGAGTGACACTGTGGAGCTGTGGGAGTCCCTGCAGCAGCGTGGGGAGGCCAAGCTACTCCGGGCGGTGGAGGAGAAGTTCACCATTGAGCCTTTCAAGGCCAAGTCCATGAAAGATGTGGAAGACCTTGGCAACCTCGTGCAGATCCAGAG GACAAGAAGCTCCTCTGAAGCAGCAGCTGGGGAGCTCCCTGCTGTCCGAGACTTAAAGAAGCTGGAGTTTGC GCTGGGCCCTGTCTTGGGCCCACAGGTTTTTCCTAAACTGGTGAAGATCCTCGAGGCCTTTACTTCCCTTCAGCATCTGGA CCTGGACTCGCTGAGCGAGAACAAGATCGGGGACGAGGGTGTTGCCCAGCTCTCAGCCACCTTCCCTCAGCTGAAGGCCCTGGAGACACTCAA CTTGTCCCAGAACAATATCACCGATGTGGGTGCCTGCAAGCTGGCCGAGGCTCTGCCCGCGCTGGCTGCATCCCTCCTCAGGCTGAG CTTGTACAATAACTGTATCTGCGACACGGGAGCCGAGAGCCTGGCGCATGTGCTTCCAGACATGGTGTCCCTCCGGGTGCTGGA CGTCCAGTACAACAAGTTCACAGCCGCTGGGGCCCAGCAGCTTGCCGCTGGCCTGAGAAAGTGCCCTCAGGTGAAGACACTGGC
- the CIITA gene encoding MHC class II transactivator isoform X1, with product MDHFQTILTWVRMLLSSHRPSQVQALLDNLLAEELLSREYHYALLHESDDEALARKISLTLLEKGDPDLALLGWIWSGLQAPTAERDPSYKDPGGSGQCPTMELGPLEGSYLELLNSSADPLQLYHLYDRMDLTAEEEIDLCSEPDTDTINCEQFSRLLCDMEGDEETREAYANIAELDQYVFQDTQLEGLSKDIFIEHIGLEEMTSESVEVLEEAGQKTQKRPFPEELPVDLKHRKLAEPLTMPVVTGTFLVGPVSDSLAQPCLPPSALFNTEPASSQTRLKDLAPPSSSLLSCLSLPSGPIQIIPTLSTLPQGLWPISGTGTGVSSILIYQSEMPPASQTPPASGPAVQSLPKSPDRPGSTSPFAPSAADLPSMPEPALTSRANLTEDEMSPTKCPAAGGASSKLPKWPESVERFYQLLRDKYQAQPAGPEGTLVEMDLVRVRLEKSSGKSQERELATLDWAERQPARGGLAEVLLAASDRQQPRETRVIAVLGKAGHGKSHWARAVSRAWAHGQLPQYDFVFWVPCHRLDRLGTSYRLQDLLSSLGPQPLPVNDEVLSYIARRPNRILLVLDGFEELEAHDGSLHSTGGPGSAEPRSLRGLLAGLLQRKLLRGCTLLLTAWPRGRLAQSLSKADALFEVAGFSAQQAETYVKHYFESEGTAEHQERALALLRAQPFLLSHSHSPTVCRAVCQLTEALLQRGDEAQLPSTLTGLFVGLLGPAARDGPPEALAGLARLAWELGRAHQRGLKAGCLPSAEARAWAVAQGWLRPTTGAPETELAFSSFLLQCFLGAVWLALSGEIKDKELPQYLALTPRKKRPYDNWLEGVPRFLVGLVFQPRASCLGALAGPAASTSVDRKQKVLTRYLKRLQPGTLQAGRLLELLHCAHEALDPGLWQHVLQGLPARLSFLGTRLTPPDTHVLGSALKAAGQDFSLDLRGTGVDPSGLGSLVGLSCVTHFRAALSDTVELWESLQQRGEAKLLRAVEEKFTIEPFKAKSMKDVEDLGNLVQIQRTRSSSEAAAGELPAVRDLKKLEFALGPVLGPQVFPKLVKILEAFTSLQHLDLDSLSENKIGDEGVAQLSATFPQLKALETLNLSQNNITDVGACKLAEALPALAASLLRLSLYNNCICDTGAESLAHVLPDMVSLRVLDVQYNKFTAAGAQQLAAGLRKCPQVKTLAMWTPTIPFGVQEHLQQLDPRIILR from the exons GCAGTGGACAGTGCCCTACCATGGAGCTGGGACCTCTAGAAGGCAGTTACTTAGAACTTCTCAACAGCAGTGCTGACCCTTTGCAGCTCTACCACCTCTACGACCGGATGGATCTGACAGCAGAAGAAGAGATAGATCTCTGCTCAG AGCCTGACACAGACACCATCAACTGCGAACAGTTCAGCAGGCTGTTGTGTGACATGGAAGGGGATGAAGAGACCAGGGAGGCTTATGCCAATATCG CGGAATTGGACCAGTACGTCTTCCAGGACACTCAGCTGGAGGGCCTGAGCAAAGACATTTTCA TTGAGCACATAGGATTGGAAGAAATGACCAGCGAGAGTGTGGAGGTGCTGGAGGAAGCAGGGCAGAAAACTCAGAAAAGAC CCTTCCCAGAGGAGCTGCCTGTGGATCTGAAGCACCGGAAGCTAG CCGAGCCCCTCACCATGCCCGTGGTGACTGGCACTTTCCTGGTGGGGCCAGTGAGCGACTCCTTGGCTCAGCCCTGCCTGCCGCCTTCTGCTCTGTTCAACACGGAGCCAGCATCCAGCCAGACCCGGCTGAAGGACCTGG CACCTCCTTCCAGTTCCTTGTTGAGCTGCCTGAGTCTTCCCTCGGGACCCATTCAGATTATCCCCACTCTCTCCACTCTGCCCCAGGGGCTCTGGCCGATCTCAGGGACTGGGACAGGGGTCTCCAGTATACTCATCTACCAAA GTGAGATGCCCCCGGCCAGCCAAACACCCCCAGCCAGCGGGCCTGCTGTCCAGAGCCTTCCCAAGTCCCCAGACCGGCCTGGCTCCACCAGCCCCTTTGCCCCGTCTGCCGCTGACCTCCCCAGCATGCCCGAACCAGCCCTGACCTCCCGTGCAAATCTGACAG aggatgagatgtcccCCACCAAATGCCCAGCAGCTGGCGGGGCCTCCAGCAAACTTCCCAAGTGGCCTG AGAGCGTGGAGCGGTTCTACCAGTTGCTACGGGACAAGTACCAGGCCCAGCCCGCCGGCCCAGAAGGCACCCTGGTGGAGATGGACCTGGTGAGGGTGAGGCTGGAGAAGAGCAGCGGGAAGAGCCAGGAGAGAGAGCTGGCTACCCTGGACTGGGCAGAGCGGCAGCCGGCCCGAGGGGGCCTGGCCGAGGTGCTGCTGGCTGCCAGCGACCGCCAGCAGCCCCGAGAGACGCGGGTGATCGCTGTGCTGGGCAAAGCGGGACATGGGAAGAGTCACTGGGCCCGGGCCGTGAGCCGGGCCTGGGCCCACGGCCAGCTGCCCCAGTACGACTTTGTCTTCTGGGTCCCCTGCCACCGTTTGGACCGTCTGGGGACCTCCTACCGCCTGCAGGATCTGCTGTCCTCCCTGGGCCCGCAGCCGCTGCCGGTGAACGACGAGGTCCTCAGTTACATCGCAAGGAGGCCCAACCGCATCCTGCTCGTCCTGGATGGCTTCGAGGAGCTGGAAGCCCACGACGGCTCCCTACACAGCACAGGGGGCCCCGGGTCGGCAGAGCCCCGCTCCCTCCGGGGACTGCTGGCTGGCCTCCTCCAGCGCAAGCTGCTGCGGGGCTGCACCCTGCTGCTCACTGCCTGGCCCCGGGGCCGCCTGGCCCAGAGCCTGAGCAAGGCGGATGCCCTGTTCGAGGTGGCTGGTTTCTCTGCCCAGCAGGCTGAGACCTACGTGAAGCATTACTTTGAGTCGGAGGGGACCGCCGAGCACCAAGAGAGGGCCCTGGCACTCCTGCGGGCCCAGCCATTCCTCCTGAGCCATAGCCACAGCCCCACCGTGTGCCGGGCCGTGTGCCAGCTCACGGAGGCCCTCCTGCAGCGGGGTGATGAAGCCCAGCTGCCCTCCACGCTCACAGGCCTCTTTGTGGGCCTGCTAGGCCCAGCAGCCCGCGATGGCCCCCCAGAGGCTCTGGCAGGACTGGCCAGGCTGGCCTGGGAGCTGGGCCGTGCGCACCAGAGGGGCCTGAAGGCAGGCTGCTTGCCGTCGGCGGAGGCAAGGGCCTGGGCTGTGGCCCAAGGCTGGTTGCGGCCCACCACAGGGGCCCCGGAGACGGAGCTGGCCTTCTCTAGCTTCCTGCTGCAGTGCTTCCTGGGGGCCGTGTGGCTGGCTCTGAGTGGCGAAATCAAGGACAAGGAGCTGCCGCAGTATCTGGCCTTGACTCCGAGGAAGAAGCGGCCCTATGACAACTGGCTGGAGGGCGTGCCGCGCTTCTTGGTCGGACTGGTCTTCCAGCCTCGCGCCAGCTGCCTGGGGGCCCTGGCAGGGCCGGCGGCCTCCACATCAGTGGACAGGAAGCAGAAGGTGCTCACGAGGTACCTGAAGCGTCTGCAGCCCGGGACGCTGCAGGCAGGGCGGCTGCTGGAGCTGTTGCACTGTGCCCACGAGGCACTGGACCCCGGGCTCTGGCAGCACGTGCTGCAGGGGCTCCCGGCCCGCCTCTCCTTCCTGGGCACACGGCTCACACCTCCCGACACCCACGTGCTGGGCAGCGCCCTGAAGGCGGCGGGCCAAGACTTTTCCCTGGACCTCCGCGGCACTGGTGTCGACCCTTCCGGCCTGGGGAGCCTCGTGGGACTCAGCTGTGTCACCCATTTCAG GGCTGCGTTGAGTGACACTGTGGAGCTGTGGGAGTCCCTGCAGCAGCGTGGGGAGGCCAAGCTACTCCGGGCGGTGGAGGAGAAGTTCACCATTGAGCCTTTCAAGGCCAAGTCCATGAAAGATGTGGAAGACCTTGGCAACCTCGTGCAGATCCAGAG GACAAGAAGCTCCTCTGAAGCAGCAGCTGGGGAGCTCCCTGCTGTCCGAGACTTAAAGAAGCTGGAGTTTGC GCTGGGCCCTGTCTTGGGCCCACAGGTTTTTCCTAAACTGGTGAAGATCCTCGAGGCCTTTACTTCCCTTCAGCATCTGGA CCTGGACTCGCTGAGCGAGAACAAGATCGGGGACGAGGGTGTTGCCCAGCTCTCAGCCACCTTCCCTCAGCTGAAGGCCCTGGAGACACTCAA CTTGTCCCAGAACAATATCACCGATGTGGGTGCCTGCAAGCTGGCCGAGGCTCTGCCCGCGCTGGCTGCATCCCTCCTCAGGCTGAG CTTGTACAATAACTGTATCTGCGACACGGGAGCCGAGAGCCTGGCGCATGTGCTTCCAGACATGGTGTCCCTCCGGGTGCTGGA CGTCCAGTACAACAAGTTCACAGCCGCTGGGGCCCAGCAGCTTGCCGCTGGCCTGAGAAAGTGCCCTCAGGTGAAGACACTGGC
- the CIITA gene encoding MHC class II transactivator isoform X10, with amino-acid sequence MRCLAPRPAGSYLPEPQGSGQCPTMELGPLEGSYLELLNSSADPLQLYHLYDRMDLTAEEEIDLCSEPDTDTINCEQFSRLLCDMEGDEETREAYANIAELDQYVFQDTQLEGLSKDIFIEHIGLEEMTSESVEVLEEAGQKTQKRPFPEELPVDLKHRKLAPPSSSLLSCLSLPSGPIQIIPTLSTLPQGLWPISGTGTGVSSILIYQSEMPPASQTPPASGPAVQSLPKSPDRPGSTSPFAPSAADLPSMPEPALTSRANLTEDEMSPTKCPAAGGASSKLPKWPESVERFYQLLRDKYQAQPAGPEGTLVEMDLVRVRLEKSSGKSQERELATLDWAERQPARGGLAEVLLAASDRQQPRETRVIAVLGKAGHGKSHWARAVSRAWAHGQLPQYDFVFWVPCHRLDRLGTSYRLQDLLSSLGPQPLPVNDEVLSYIARRPNRILLVLDGFEELEAHDGSLHSTGGPGSAEPRSLRGLLAGLLQRKLLRGCTLLLTAWPRGRLAQSLSKADALFEVAGFSAQQAETYVKHYFESEGTAEHQERALALLRAQPFLLSHSHSPTVCRAVCQLTEALLQRGDEAQLPSTLTGLFVGLLGPAARDGPPEALAGLARLAWELGRAHQRGLKAGCLPSAEARAWAVAQGWLRPTTGAPETELAFSSFLLQCFLGAVWLALSGEIKDKELPQYLALTPRKKRPYDNWLEGVPRFLVGLVFQPRASCLGALAGPAASTSVDRKQKVLTRYLKRLQPGTLQAGRLLELLHCAHEALDPGLWQHVLQGLPARLSFLGTRLTPPDTHVLGSALKAAGQDFSLDLRGTGVDPSGLGSLVGLSCVTHFRAALSDTVELWESLQQRGEAKLLRAVEEKFTIEPFKAKSMKDVEDLGNLVQIQRTRSSSEAAAGELPAVRDLKKLEFALGPVLGPQVFPKLVKILEAFTSLQHLDLDSLSENKIGDEGVAQLSATFPQLKALETLNLSQNNITDVGACKLAEALPALAASLLRLSLYNNCICDTGAESLAHVLPDMVSLRVLDVQYNKFTAAGAQQLAAGLRKCPQVKTLAMWTPTIPFGVQEHLQQLDPRIILR; translated from the exons GCAGTGGACAGTGCCCTACCATGGAGCTGGGACCTCTAGAAGGCAGTTACTTAGAACTTCTCAACAGCAGTGCTGACCCTTTGCAGCTCTACCACCTCTACGACCGGATGGATCTGACAGCAGAAGAAGAGATAGATCTCTGCTCAG AGCCTGACACAGACACCATCAACTGCGAACAGTTCAGCAGGCTGTTGTGTGACATGGAAGGGGATGAAGAGACCAGGGAGGCTTATGCCAATATCG CGGAATTGGACCAGTACGTCTTCCAGGACACTCAGCTGGAGGGCCTGAGCAAAGACATTTTCA TTGAGCACATAGGATTGGAAGAAATGACCAGCGAGAGTGTGGAGGTGCTGGAGGAAGCAGGGCAGAAAACTCAGAAAAGAC CCTTCCCAGAGGAGCTGCCTGTGGATCTGAAGCACCGGAAGCTAG CACCTCCTTCCAGTTCCTTGTTGAGCTGCCTGAGTCTTCCCTCGGGACCCATTCAGATTATCCCCACTCTCTCCACTCTGCCCCAGGGGCTCTGGCCGATCTCAGGGACTGGGACAGGGGTCTCCAGTATACTCATCTACCAAA GTGAGATGCCCCCGGCCAGCCAAACACCCCCAGCCAGCGGGCCTGCTGTCCAGAGCCTTCCCAAGTCCCCAGACCGGCCTGGCTCCACCAGCCCCTTTGCCCCGTCTGCCGCTGACCTCCCCAGCATGCCCGAACCAGCCCTGACCTCCCGTGCAAATCTGACAG aggatgagatgtcccCCACCAAATGCCCAGCAGCTGGCGGGGCCTCCAGCAAACTTCCCAAGTGGCCTG AGAGCGTGGAGCGGTTCTACCAGTTGCTACGGGACAAGTACCAGGCCCAGCCCGCCGGCCCAGAAGGCACCCTGGTGGAGATGGACCTGGTGAGGGTGAGGCTGGAGAAGAGCAGCGGGAAGAGCCAGGAGAGAGAGCTGGCTACCCTGGACTGGGCAGAGCGGCAGCCGGCCCGAGGGGGCCTGGCCGAGGTGCTGCTGGCTGCCAGCGACCGCCAGCAGCCCCGAGAGACGCGGGTGATCGCTGTGCTGGGCAAAGCGGGACATGGGAAGAGTCACTGGGCCCGGGCCGTGAGCCGGGCCTGGGCCCACGGCCAGCTGCCCCAGTACGACTTTGTCTTCTGGGTCCCCTGCCACCGTTTGGACCGTCTGGGGACCTCCTACCGCCTGCAGGATCTGCTGTCCTCCCTGGGCCCGCAGCCGCTGCCGGTGAACGACGAGGTCCTCAGTTACATCGCAAGGAGGCCCAACCGCATCCTGCTCGTCCTGGATGGCTTCGAGGAGCTGGAAGCCCACGACGGCTCCCTACACAGCACAGGGGGCCCCGGGTCGGCAGAGCCCCGCTCCCTCCGGGGACTGCTGGCTGGCCTCCTCCAGCGCAAGCTGCTGCGGGGCTGCACCCTGCTGCTCACTGCCTGGCCCCGGGGCCGCCTGGCCCAGAGCCTGAGCAAGGCGGATGCCCTGTTCGAGGTGGCTGGTTTCTCTGCCCAGCAGGCTGAGACCTACGTGAAGCATTACTTTGAGTCGGAGGGGACCGCCGAGCACCAAGAGAGGGCCCTGGCACTCCTGCGGGCCCAGCCATTCCTCCTGAGCCATAGCCACAGCCCCACCGTGTGCCGGGCCGTGTGCCAGCTCACGGAGGCCCTCCTGCAGCGGGGTGATGAAGCCCAGCTGCCCTCCACGCTCACAGGCCTCTTTGTGGGCCTGCTAGGCCCAGCAGCCCGCGATGGCCCCCCAGAGGCTCTGGCAGGACTGGCCAGGCTGGCCTGGGAGCTGGGCCGTGCGCACCAGAGGGGCCTGAAGGCAGGCTGCTTGCCGTCGGCGGAGGCAAGGGCCTGGGCTGTGGCCCAAGGCTGGTTGCGGCCCACCACAGGGGCCCCGGAGACGGAGCTGGCCTTCTCTAGCTTCCTGCTGCAGTGCTTCCTGGGGGCCGTGTGGCTGGCTCTGAGTGGCGAAATCAAGGACAAGGAGCTGCCGCAGTATCTGGCCTTGACTCCGAGGAAGAAGCGGCCCTATGACAACTGGCTGGAGGGCGTGCCGCGCTTCTTGGTCGGACTGGTCTTCCAGCCTCGCGCCAGCTGCCTGGGGGCCCTGGCAGGGCCGGCGGCCTCCACATCAGTGGACAGGAAGCAGAAGGTGCTCACGAGGTACCTGAAGCGTCTGCAGCCCGGGACGCTGCAGGCAGGGCGGCTGCTGGAGCTGTTGCACTGTGCCCACGAGGCACTGGACCCCGGGCTCTGGCAGCACGTGCTGCAGGGGCTCCCGGCCCGCCTCTCCTTCCTGGGCACACGGCTCACACCTCCCGACACCCACGTGCTGGGCAGCGCCCTGAAGGCGGCGGGCCAAGACTTTTCCCTGGACCTCCGCGGCACTGGTGTCGACCCTTCCGGCCTGGGGAGCCTCGTGGGACTCAGCTGTGTCACCCATTTCAG GGCTGCGTTGAGTGACACTGTGGAGCTGTGGGAGTCCCTGCAGCAGCGTGGGGAGGCCAAGCTACTCCGGGCGGTGGAGGAGAAGTTCACCATTGAGCCTTTCAAGGCCAAGTCCATGAAAGATGTGGAAGACCTTGGCAACCTCGTGCAGATCCAGAG GACAAGAAGCTCCTCTGAAGCAGCAGCTGGGGAGCTCCCTGCTGTCCGAGACTTAAAGAAGCTGGAGTTTGC GCTGGGCCCTGTCTTGGGCCCACAGGTTTTTCCTAAACTGGTGAAGATCCTCGAGGCCTTTACTTCCCTTCAGCATCTGGA CCTGGACTCGCTGAGCGAGAACAAGATCGGGGACGAGGGTGTTGCCCAGCTCTCAGCCACCTTCCCTCAGCTGAAGGCCCTGGAGACACTCAA CTTGTCCCAGAACAATATCACCGATGTGGGTGCCTGCAAGCTGGCCGAGGCTCTGCCCGCGCTGGCTGCATCCCTCCTCAGGCTGAG CTTGTACAATAACTGTATCTGCGACACGGGAGCCGAGAGCCTGGCGCATGTGCTTCCAGACATGGTGTCCCTCCGGGTGCTGGA CGTCCAGTACAACAAGTTCACAGCCGCTGGGGCCCAGCAGCTTGCCGCTGGCCTGAGAAAGTGCCCTCAGGTGAAGACACTGGC